The Streptomyces sp. NBC_00659 genomic interval ACACACCGTGCGGGCAGTAGTCGGTGAGCGTGTTGTACAGCGGCTTGTGCTCGTCGATCCACGCGAGCATGTCCTTCATGTACGTCACGTTGTCGCCGTTGCGATAAAGGCCCCACTCCGGATAGGAGATGGACTTGCCGTGGGCCTTGGCGAAATCCACCTGCTCCTGAAGCCCGTACGGCTCCTTCACCTGCTCGTCGAACGAGAGTCCCGACGGCTGGTCGTACGCGTCCATGCCGATGATGTCGACCGTGTCGTCACCGGGATAGCACTCGGTCCAGGGAATGGCGTCCAGGCCGCGGTTCGGGGCGAAATCGAACCGGAATCTCTGTCCCGGCACCGACCGCATGGCGGTGACGATTCTGTTCCAGTACGTCTTCCAGGCCTCCGGGTCGGGACCGCAGCGATGGGAGTACGTGATGCCGTTCATCTCCCAGCCGAGCACGATGACGGTGTCGGGCACCTTCAGCTCGACGAGCCGCTCGGCGAGCGCGCGGAAATGGTGGTCGAAGGCTCCGGTCTCGGCCTCGCGCAGCAGCCTGCGGACCTGGCCGTCGGAGAGACCTTCCTCGTTGCGCTCCATCATCGGGACGTTGAGGACGAGCATCCGGTCGTCCTGGCGGCGGCGCCAGTCCGCCCAGGCGTCCAGGAATCCGGGCGCGCCCTCGATGTTGCTCCAGCGGTCGCCGGGCAGATACGTGTGTCCGACCCGCAGTTCGGTGCCGCCGAGCCACCGGCTGAGCTGCTCGATACGGGCGACGCCCTCGGGGCCGAAGTCGAGGTAGGCGCCGAAGGCCGGCAGCCCGGCCGCTCCCTGCCGGGCGGGCTTCACGCCGTCCGTGACCGCCGCCGTGGGTACACCGGCGACCGGGCGCGGCGTCCCGGTGGCGGCCGAGGCCGACCCCGCGGCCGGAACGCCACCGCCGGCCGGGGAGTTCAGGGGTGGTTCCGCCGTCGTGGGTGTCGGAGCCGGCGGGTCGCCTGCCCGCACCGCCCCGGCGCCCACGGCGTACACCGGACCGGACGCGAGCGCGACCGACGTGACGATGCCGGCCGCGATGAACGCCAGTCTTCCGCTCCGGGGCCGCTGCCGCTGTGGGGCCATGCCTGCTCCTCTCCCTCTTGATCCTCGGATTTCCCTTTCCGATTACTGACACTCAGTCATATGAATGCGTATTCAGCCAACCGGGCTTCCGGTTTCCCGTTTTGATGATCACTCGCACGGGTGACCCGCCCGGTCGCCCCGCCCCTCTCCATTCCGAAGGAGAAGCCCGTGCGGAATCTCGACAGCCGAGTCCCCGCCGTGCCGCTGCGCGTCGACCGGAATCCCGTTCACCACGGAACGCCGGGAGCCGTGCGCTCACTCGGCAGAGCCGGTGTGGAGGTGCACCTGGTCGCGGATTCCGAGGAGAGTCCCGTCAGCAGATCGCGCTTTGCCGGCGAGACGCACCCTCCGCCCCACCCGGTTCGTCGCTCGCGGACATCGCCGCGGTGTTGCGCCAAGTGGCCGCCCGGGTTTCCCGGCCCGCCGTACTGGTCCCGTCGGATGACGTGAGCGCCCTCGCGGTGAGCGCTCTGGGCGAGGAGCTCGCCTCCGGGTTCCTGCTGCCGCTGGACGACGGTCTGCGCGCGGGTCTGGCGGCTCTGCCGGACGGTTCCCCGGAGGTCGGCCGGGACTTCGAGTGGTCTGTGCCGGGTCTCTTCATGGCGGGACTGATCACCGCCTCCGCCTCCGCCTTCGGCCCGACCATGCGCTTCGTGCAGGGCGCCGGCTTCACGGCGGGCACGCTGGTGCGCGGCGTACGGCGACGGCTGCGGCGACGGCTGCGCACGGGTGCGGGTGCGGGTGCGGGCGGTGGGCGGATCCCGGCGCCCGGGGAGGGCCGTCGGCGGGGATCGGACCTGGAGCTCGGCGCCGGGCTCTGACGTCGGGCCGCGCACCGGGCGCCCGGCTCCGGGCGGACCAGCCGCGTACCGGGCGGCCCTGCTCCGACCGCGCGGCGCGCGGACCGGCTCCGGGTGCCGGGCGCGAGAACGCGAGCGGCACCCGGAGCGGGGCGTCACGGGCGGGACTGGGCCCGGTTGCGCCGGTACAGCAGGGCGCCGCCCGTCATCAGGGCGACACTGATCGCGGCGTTGGCGAGCACACCCTCGCCGCCGGTCTCCGCCAGCGTGGGCGGGGTGTACTGACGGGGCACCGGGGGCTGCTCGTGGACCGTCACGGGGGTGTGCACGACGGGCGTCTTCGGCGGCTGCAGAACCGTCCGCGGGGGCGTCGCGTGGCCCTCCGGCGCGGGGTGGTGGGCGCACGAGTTGTCGAACGCGGCGTTCGCGATACCGATCACGTCCAGCGTGTTGCCGCAGAGCTCGACCGGGAGGTCCACGGGAGCCGCCACCTGGTTGCCCGAGAGGACACCGGGCGATCCGTGCGTCTCGCCGTACGACGAGGCGCCGCTCCAACCGCCGTGGCGGGCATCCGAGTCCCCGTACCCCGGGCTCATGTGACCGGACTGGCCGTGCCGGGAGTCGCCGTAGCCCGAGTGGCTGTAGCCGCCCCGCTCACCGCCGTAGCCGCCGTGCTCGGCACGCTGACCCCCGGCGTGGCCGCCGGGACCCTGCGCGTGGTCGGTACCACCGCGGCCGGCGCCGCGTCCCGGGTGGTACGCGGAGTCGGCGCCGTGCTGCGCGGGGTGGTGCGGCGCCGCGTGCCTGCCCTGTGAAACCGGGCCGTTGGCACAGGAGTTGCCGAACGCCGGGTTGAGGGCGGCGACGACGTCGACCGTGTTGCCGCAGATGTTCAGCGGCACGTTCACCGGAACCTGGACGTTGTTTCCCGACGCCACGCCGGGTGAGTCCGAAGCGGTCGCGGTCGTGTTCGAGTCCGCGAGGGCCGGACTGGCGTACAGGGACATGATGCCTGTCGCAGCCGCGGCCAGGACCACTCCCCTACTCAGGTTCTGTCGCACTCTTGTTGTCTTCCTGCTGGGAGAAGTGAGGAAGCCGGCCTTGGGTCCGCGAGGCGGTCCAAAGCCGGCCGTGGCACAGCCGGAGGCGGCTGAAGTGCCGAAACGTCAGTAGTTGGCGCAGACGTTGCCGATCGTCGGGTTCAGCAGGGCGATCACGTTGACCGAGTTGCCGCACGCGTTGACGGGGATGTGGATCGGGACCTGGATCACGTTGCCCGAGAGGACGCCGGGAGAGTTGGCGGCGATGCCCTCGGCACCCGAGTCCGCGAAGGCGGGGGCAGCCATGCCCAGAGCCATGATCGCGCCGACGGCGACGGAAGTGCTCTTCCTGAGCTTCACGTGCTTTCCCTTCTCTGCGGTCATGCCCCTTTGTCGGCCGAAACCGAGCGAGCACACCTGGGCGGCTCGCATCATGACCTGCGGGCTGTAAACGAGGGACGGACCACCGAGGAAACTGCGGAACGTAAGCCCTTGGGGAATTCACTCGAATCGCCCTGCCCGGAATGGGCACGGAAGCTTCACAGCGGGTGAAACGCTCCTCTCGAATGAGAAGCGTTTCACGGAGCAGGAATGTCAACACGACAGAAACGGAATTCATATATACGACGGGAACGCGCGTCGGGGCCCGGACCGCGCCTGAACACGGCGTGCGGCCCGGGCCCCGGGCGGAGGTCAGCTGCCGAGGGTGCCGTTGCCCGACAGGACCGGGATGTTCCCGTGTCCGGCGCGCTGTTCCCCTGTGTAACGGAATTTCCATGGGCCGCACACGATTCGTCGGGGCGCGCTACCGGGCGCAGTCGCCGGCGCAGATGTCCAGTTCGTCGGCCTGCCCGATCGCGGTGGCGAGTGCCGCGACGTCCTTGTCCTCGGTCACGTTCGCCAGGGAGCGGGCCCGCGAGGCGAGCTCTCCGAGGGACGGGACACCGGGCAGGGAGCTCCAGCGGGCGTCTCCGGAGCGCAGGTCGTCGGCGAAGTAGGCGGCCACGGCGGTGACCTGGAAGGAGTACGGCGAGGTCCAGACACCCTCGCGCAGGCCGCCGGTCTCCAGGCTGCCGGACTCCTCGTGCGGGGCGCGGGAGCCGGGGTCGAGCCAGCGGACGGTCGCGGTGGCCAGATGCCCGGAGGCACCGGGGCGGGTGCGGACGGCGTAGAGGGCGGTGACCGTGTGGCCGGGGCCCACCTCGCCGCCGTCCACCCGGTCGTCGCGGAAGTCCTCGTCGGCGACCTTGCGGTCGTCGTAGCCGATCAGC includes:
- a CDS encoding chaplin, translating into MTAEKGKHVKLRKSTSVAVGAIMALGMAAPAFADSGAEGIAANSPGVLSGNVIQVPIHIPVNACGNSVNVIALLNPTIGNVCANY
- a CDS encoding chaplin — encoded protein: MSLYASPALADSNTTATASDSPGVASGNNVQVPVNVPLNICGNTVDVVAALNPAFGNSCANGPVSQGRHAAPHHPAQHGADSAYHPGRGAGRGGTDHAQGPGGHAGGQRAEHGGYGGERGGYSHSGYGDSRHGQSGHMSPGYGDSDARHGGWSGASSYGETHGSPGVLSGNQVAAPVDLPVELCGNTLDVIGIANAAFDNSCAHHPAPEGHATPPRTVLQPPKTPVVHTPVTVHEQPPVPRQYTPPTLAETGGEGVLANAAISVALMTGGALLYRRNRAQSRP
- a CDS encoding glycosyl hydrolase; protein product: MAPQRQRPRSGRLAFIAAGIVTSVALASGPVYAVGAGAVRAGDPPAPTPTTAEPPLNSPAGGGVPAAGSASAATGTPRPVAGVPTAAVTDGVKPARQGAAGLPAFGAYLDFGPEGVARIEQLSRWLGGTELRVGHTYLPGDRWSNIEGAPGFLDAWADWRRRQDDRMLVLNVPMMERNEEGLSDGQVRRLLREAETGAFDHHFRALAERLVELKVPDTVIVLGWEMNGITYSHRCGPDPEAWKTYWNRIVTAMRSVPGQRFRFDFAPNRGLDAIPWTECYPGDDTVDIIGMDAYDQPSGLSFDEQVKEPYGLQEQVDFAKAHGKSISYPEWGLYRNGDNVTYMKDMLAWIDEHKPLYNTLTDYCPHGVWQCQDNPSAAEAYRAALSPFDDPQPTAPAATPAPTSDPASTPTSAAASTSVPASTPTTEPASTPEPTPTPTPTPEPEPTPEPVSTTTVTPEPVPTPVKTPVSKPVPTPVQTPVETPVSEPVSTPTATPEPVPTPVKTPVSEPVSTPTATPEPVPTPVKTPVSEPVSTPTPTPTPPPAREPVPHATPDPATCAPLELGDWVEYWLGGKPCVRLDWAPDEWWSGDRWSSGW